One Neovison vison isolate M4711 chromosome 2, ASM_NN_V1, whole genome shotgun sequence genomic window carries:
- the LOC122899060 gene encoding olfactory receptor 287-like, whose amino-acid sequence MAWGGGRNLSAQGPFILLGFPGPQGLRAGLFVLFLVAYALTVAGNLAIIALVGAHRHLQTPMYFFLCNLSFLEIWFTTACAPKTLATLARRGSAISLGGCAAQMYFVFALGCTEYFLLAAMAYDRALAICRPLRYSSLMTPGRCARLALGSWLGGFSAISAPAALVARLSFCGSRVINHFFCDIAPWIVLACGDTRVVELVSFGIAFCVILGSCFITLVSYACIILTIVGIPSAAGRRRAFSTCSSHLTVVLLWYGSTIFLHVRTSVESSLDLTKAVTVLNTVVTPVLNPFIYTLRNKDVKEALWRWVQGR is encoded by the coding sequence ATGGCCTGGGGCGGCGGCCGGAACCTCTCCGCGCAGGGGCCGTTCATCCTGCTGGGCTTCCCGGGGCCGCAGGGGCTGCGCGCGGGGCTCTTCGTGCTCTTCCTGGTGGCCTACGCGCTCACGGTGGCGGGGAACCTGGCCATCATCGCGCTGGTCGGCGCGCACCGGCACCTGCAGacgcccatgtacttcttcctgtgCAACCTCTCCTTCCTGGAGATCTGGTTCACCACAGCCTGCGCGCCCAAGACCCTGGCCACGCTGGCCCGGCGCGGCTCAGCCATCTCCCTGGGCGGCTGCGCGGCGCAGATGTACTTCGTCTTCGCGCTGGGCTGCACCGAGTACTTCCTGCTGGCCGCCATGGCCTACGACCGCGCGCTGGCCATCTGCCGGCCGCTGCGCTACAGCAGCCTCATGACGCCCGGCCGCTGCGCgcgcctggccctgggctcctggctgggcGGCTTCTCCGCCATCAGCGCGCCGGCCGCCCTCGTCGCGCGCCTCTCCTTCTGCGGCTCCCGCGTCATCAACCACTTCTTCTGCGACATCGCGCCCTGGATCGTGCTGGCCTGCGGCGACACGCGCGTCGTGGAGCTGGTGTCCTTCGGCATCGCCTTCTGCGTCATCCTGGGCTCCTGCTTCATCACGCTGGTCTCCTACGCCTGCATCATCCTCACCATCGTAGGGATCCCCTCCGCGGCGGGGCGGCGCCGagccttctccacctgctcctcccacctgaCCGTGGTCCTCCTCTGGTACGGCTCCACCATCTTCCTGCACGTGAGGACCTCGGTGGAGAGCTCGCTGGACCTGACCAAGGCGGTCACCGTGCTCAACACTGTGGTCACCCCGGTGCTGAACCCCTTCATTTACACCCTGAGGAACAAGGACGTCAAGGAGGCTCTGTGGAGGTGGGTGCAGGGGAGGTGA